In Sulfolobales archaeon, a genomic segment contains:
- a CDS encoding ABC transporter permease produces MGFMRSLRSMVYLAIFNGYIPMRNNPLWVISSFLSPFSFFFLILVIGRYEAINYALIGGVVLSMASSTFGLLGDIIWYRSSLKLQEMFLATPTPYWSYILGLALSAYIWGSPSIAGFLLLLYLYGLIRDVLGLLYILILTASLWITVSFIVFLLSTYIKTERLVWPLASILGLGLSVFPPVYYPITLLPEWVRWIAILPPTASASLLLQVYSGVLDIESIYIYTAVANLSAQMVISILAFSMRIRSTSR; encoded by the coding sequence ATGGGGTTTATGAGGAGCCTTAGATCTATGGTATACCTGGCGATATTCAATGGATATATACCGATGAGGAACAACCCGCTCTGGGTTATATCATCCTTCCTATCCCCCTTCTCCTTCTTCTTCCTCATCCTAGTGATAGGGAGGTATGAGGCTATAAACTACGCCCTAATAGGAGGTGTTGTGCTCTCCATGGCATCCTCAACATTTGGTCTTCTCGGTGATATAATTTGGTATAGATCTAGTCTAAAGCTTCAGGAGATGTTCCTAGCAACCCCAACGCCTTACTGGTCATATATACTTGGGCTGGCATTATCAGCATATATCTGGGGCAGCCCCTCGATAGCAGGTTTCCTCCTACTCCTCTACCTCTACGGCCTCATAAGGGATGTTCTAGGGCTACTATATATATTGATACTAACAGCGTCTCTATGGATCACAGTATCCTTCATAGTATTTCTCCTATCAACCTATATAAAGACGGAGAGGCTTGTATGGCCATTAGCAAGTATATTGGGTCTTGGCCTCTCAGTATTCCCACCGGTATATTATCCAATAACTCTTCTCCCAGAGTGGGTTAGATGGATAGCTATCCTACCCCCCACCGCGTCTGCGAGTCTCCTGCTCCAGGTATACTCAGGTGTTCTAGATATTGAGAGCATATATATCTATACAGCTGTTGCGAATCTCTCTGCACAGATGGTTATATCTATTCTAGCCTTTTCTATGAGGATAAGATCAACATCTAGGTAG
- a CDS encoding N-6 DNA methylase translates to MRECSKRVERIYGVISRYLDLIIEAMGGGFQEVETYIVLLHQLYPRSSREELLRIASAHTALQILVNIVVGMHVAGDKDIDAMCYGYGLERYGVLVDPLLLWWRSGGVGDDLFTRICKDLAQEVMMASAADIAFGNIFDKLYSRLVGRDNRYYMGEYYTPPWVARIAIERASIYSGGLAGRIIADPACGSGVFLAHALRAKMLTGEDPIKAFQSIWGLDINPMAVIISRARMLVAFKALTGLDPREPPRIFRGDFIDALTMHSTDLNRYNDRSNLLSNEDQKIKEDLGRDSIKADVVVTNPPWLELNELPKTPWGMRVRRYVRNSIIRTCSEKIPGLSKASWKGDLSAVFLDLSLRLVGKGGVVGILLPANQSYSGSPSPHGAGKLLTLAIIMRWRASGEILYLGDIFGHGIHASLAILKRGLDLPRC, encoded by the coding sequence GTGAGAGAGTGTTCTAAGAGGGTTGAAAGGATCTATGGTGTTATAAGTAGATATCTAGACTTGATCATCGAAGCCATGGGTGGAGGGTTCCAAGAGGTTGAGACTTATATAGTGCTTCTACACCAGCTATATCCTAGATCATCTAGGGAAGAGTTATTGAGAATCGCGTCTGCACATACAGCCCTACAGATCCTGGTAAACATTGTTGTGGGTATGCATGTAGCGGGGGATAAGGATATAGATGCTATGTGCTATGGCTATGGGCTTGAGAGATATGGGGTTCTAGTAGATCCCCTATTATTATGGTGGAGATCTGGTGGAGTGGGTGATGATCTCTTCACAAGGATCTGCAAGGATCTTGCCCAGGAGGTTATGATGGCTAGCGCCGCCGATATAGCCTTTGGAAACATCTTTGACAAATTATATAGCAGGCTTGTTGGCAGGGATAATAGATACTACATGGGAGAATACTACACACCCCCATGGGTAGCCAGGATAGCTATTGAGAGGGCAAGCATCTATAGCGGAGGCCTAGCTGGCAGGATCATCGCTGACCCGGCATGCGGATCTGGTGTCTTCCTCGCCCATGCTTTGAGGGCTAAAATGCTCACAGGTGAAGACCCTATAAAGGCCTTTCAAAGCATATGGGGGTTAGATATAAACCCCATGGCTGTCATCATCTCGAGGGCTAGGATGCTAGTTGCTTTTAAAGCATTAACCGGGCTGGATCCCAGAGAACCGCCGAGGATCTTCCGCGGGGATTTCATAGATGCCCTTACAATGCATTCAACGGATCTGAATCGCTATAACGATCGGAGTAATCTGCTTTCTAACGAAGATCAAAAGATCAAAGAGGATCTGGGCAGGGATAGTATCAAGGCAGATGTGGTTGTGACAAACCCCCCATGGCTGGAACTCAACGAGCTTCCGAAAACCCCGTGGGGTATGCGTGTTAGGAGATATGTTAGGAATAGCATTATCAGAACATGTAGCGAGAAAATACCGGGTCTCTCTAAAGCATCTTGGAAAGGGGATCTCTCAGCTGTGTTTCTAGACCTCTCCCTCAGACTCGTTGGTAAGGGAGGGGTTGTAGGAATTCTACTCCCAGCCAATCAATCTTATAGCGGTTCTCCATCGCCCCATGGGGCTGGCAAGCTCCTCACCCTAGCGATTATCATGAGATGGAGGGCTTCTGGAGAGATCCTATATCTTGGAGACATCTTCGGCCACGGGATCCACGCATCCCTAGCTATTCTTAAAAGGGGTTTAGATCTACCTAGATGTTGA